The Capsicum annuum cultivar UCD-10X-F1 chromosome 3, UCD10Xv1.1, whole genome shotgun sequence genomic sequence TGTCAGCTAAAGCGTATTTTATATAAGACATATTAATCGAGTCAGTGAATTCTGAATACAAGAAGTTGTGTGTCGGGCATCTTCACTTTCTATCTTCTCCATTGAAATCTTTTCCATCTTCTCTTTCGGAAAGAGATTTCAATGGAGATGATGGAAGTGACAATGATAGATATGCAATGATGTTCGATCTTTGAAATTTGATGTGGTTGTTTGAATtcgattttgatttgatttgattttttttctattatttagaGAATACATAATTTCATACATCTGAAAATTAGAAAATGGATGTAGAAGAATACATTGAGAAGTCCCACATCAATAGATTCAATTAATCGAAATTAAGAAGTCCAGAAAAATTACATCTTAACATGCAAAATGCTTGTAAAATCATCATCACTTATTctaccaaataaataaataaacagcaataatcacaaaaaaaaaaaaaaaagttttgccTTCTatttagaaaacaaaataaaggaGTCAGAATAATAAATCAGAACAAGTACAAGAACCTTTCAGATTATTCGTAtcttttgaaattagtaaaaataatataaatttcgaCAGTTTGAAgcataattataatttttgttttgatattttacataattattgaattttcaattttgaatttgctgagatacataattagcttccgatacatccaatgaagatgtattttttctttgtaaaaatacataattaactcctGATACATTTATTTCGATGTCGGATTTAtcaagatacataatacatctaacaaaaatatattttttgtctttataaagatacataattagctcctgatggGAGCGCCACCAGAATGAGTCCTGCAGTGtgcgatccgaattagtcgggggggaggggggtcaatGAGGGTATCAAAAATTGGGTGGAAaacgaaaaagaaagaaagaaagatatataattagcttgtAATTGCTTTGTAAGGatgaaaatttgtataaatatagtaagttaagatgtatgtttatgttattttactTTGAAGCTTGTTTCCAATAGCCCATTAATCTGGGCAAACCATATTTGGCCCAAAATAAATGTCCAAATGAGACAAAATCTGCACAACTTTAAGAAATAGCCACATCTCTCTCATTTGTATTATAGCCACCCGAAACAAGAAGTTTCCCTTCAAATGACCTTATAAATTGAAGGCAATTATTAGAAGTTCGTCCTTTGACTCGAACACATGAagatatatatctttttttgttTCCATACATTTTTAATGAGACGGAGAGTTTTACTTCAACTCTTATCTCTTTCAGTTTCATTCATAATTGCTCCTATAATTTCAAGAGCAATTCTACAACAATTCTCAAATGCACTAATATAAAGTGAAACAAATTAGATGACGAGATCATTTAAATGAATAACATACATATTGGACTTAAATATACCTCTCCTCGAAACTAGATGTTGTCGATTGATGAatcaaaaaatttattcatgtttGGAAGCATTGCAATAAGGTTAAAAACTCCCCTTCGCGCTGCTTTTTCGCTATGTTTTTCTTTGAAATTGAGGActatgtttgaaaaaaattacatatatcaGTATATTAGTAATTATTATACAACCCTTTTAATGAAACTCCACCACTCCTTACCAATTAAGTCCACTTGCACAACAAAAGAATTTATTGTCTTATACATAAAAGGAGATTGGTCGCTTGCATGAGACTTTAATattcatcatttcaaataaagGTGTTTAACTTATACGAAAGAATTCGAACACACAACTGAACCTTAGCATCACTCTCCATCCATAAATAGACGAACCAAGCCTAGTGCCCCATTAATACCGCTTGAGAACATGCGTGCTCGACTTTAATTAAAGACAACTAGAATGATCATTCGCCCCATCAGAATGCACTTAGAAGTTCGAACAATAACTATCACTCCACTATCAACTCGACTACATTTAAAATTCTGTACATTGAGTATTTTCATCAAACAATTGCGAATCAAAtgatttaaatttgaattctttCCGTTTTGCCCTTctactaaatgattataactaaaataatttttaattcaatcaaataaataaataaataataattattttttttactaattttagcACTTTTCCGCGCATGGCACGCGGTTACTTCACTATTTCCCCATAACAACTTTGGAAAAGAttccatatatataatataataaaaataaaataattttatagtaataaAAAGGGATAATACTCACGAAAATAAATAACTGAACTTTGATCGAATTTTTAGGTTCTATTATCCTaaactttttaaagtggatttaattcTCTCGAAACTCTATACCCAGAATCAATGCACGTGTCAAAAGTGGGTAGATATATgacattaaaatataaaaaataaaataaaataaaatttaagggTAATAAAACCCGCAAAATTCAGTATGCTCAACCGAAAATCCGATCAAAGTTGAAGTATTTTTGTGGTATTAtccctaataaaaataaaataaggtttTCTTTGCTTAGTCCTCGTTGTCTCCACTTTGACTCTTCCCCTATATAAAACCCACAAAAATATCACCTCAATTTCTACTATTACTATTATACTTTCTTTCTTTGTGCCTAAGCGAAAACAAACCCAAATTCCCTCTAACAATGAGTTACTACAATCAACAACAACCCCCTGTTGGTGTACCTCCACCACAAGGTAAAATAAACAaacagtttttatttttgtttttgtagcTGATTTGTTGataatttttatgttgttttgattATTAGATCTGATTGAATTTTggtgtttatgatttttttttgtgatttaggGTATCCACCTGAAGGTTATCCAAAGGATGCTTACCCACCACCAGGGTACCCTCAACAAGGGTATCCACCACAAGGGTACCCTCCACAGTATGCACCTCAGTATGGTGCACCACCATCTCAACAACAGCAGCAATCTGGTAGCAGTGGATTTATGGAAGGATGGTATGATTTGATTTTAATATTGCTTAATTAGTAATTTATTAGGACTAGGTTGAGTATGATTAGTGATAATGATgtgttgtttatgtgtttttgCCAATTTGCTTGGTTTAGATCTGTGTTAATTGTTAAATTTTTTGCTATTTCCTGATTGGAAAAAATTGCAGTAgattattagttttattattcAAGTATTTTGGCACCCGTGGGTGTGGTCTAGTGGTcgatgaagtgggttgagaacctGAGGTCTTAGGTTCAAATCCCAGCGGAGACGAAAAATCGCTAGGTGATACTTCCCATCTATCCCAGCATTGGTGGGACAGAGGTAACAATGTTGGTGGAGAAAGTTACCTGGTATCTGATGagtatcccgtggatttagttgAGGTGAGCGAAAGTTAGCCCGGACTCcatgattattaaaaaaacactaggtgattcttcccatctgtccCAGTGTTGGTGTGACCGAGCTAACAACCTCGGTGGACAAAGTTAACTGGTATCTGATAagtatcccgtggatttagttgAGGTGAGCGGAAGTTAGTCCGGACTCCATGATTATAAAAgaaacactaggtgattcttcccattTGTCCCAGCGTTGGTGGGTGGGACAGAGGTTGCACCCTTGGTGACAAAGTTAACTGGTATCTGCTAAGTATCTCGTGGATTTAGTTGAAGTGAGGAAAAACTAGCCTAGGCTCCACGGTTATaaaaaaaacactaggtgattcttcccatctATCCCAGCGTTGGTGGATGTTCTATTACgattttgtttacttttctttggttactattacttgtgggtgtcgtatttatgttatgtcatcttgttccatactttattatggatttgattattattccttgttTTGAGCCgtgggtctatcagaaacaacctttctacttcttcggaggtagtggtatggactgcgtacatcttaccctccccaaaccccactatgtgggaatacacttggcttgttcttgttgttgttgttgttgtgggaTAAAGGTAACAGAGGTAACGAccttggtggacaaagttaccTGGTATCAGATAAGTATCCCTTGGATTTTGTTGAGGTGAGCGAAAGCTAGTCCGGACTCCACGGTTAAGTGGCATCAAATCCCAACAGAGACCAAAAAACACTAGGTTATTCTTCCTATCTGTCCCAGCGTTGGTGGGGCAGAGGTAACAACATTGGTGGACAAAGTTAATAGGTATCTGATATGATAAGTATCATGTGGATTTAGTTGAGGTGTGCGAAAGCTAGCCGGGACTCCAcggttatttaaaaaaattgaaatattgcGGCATTGTTTGCTTGCGAAGTTTTTCCAGTAGTTGAAGGATCAACTTAACCCTTAAAATGCTCGGTGTAGACTTAACATGTGTTGCTTATAGACAATAATGTCCTCTTAGCAAATAAATCAGAAGCTAAGTTTTTTGCAAAAAACCCACACTGCCACCTTAGTGGTTGCTTCCTTGTGTTTAGAACACGACCTTTGATAGGAAGTTTTGGAGTGGGAGGATTACGGTAGAATTTAGTAGGATTAGTATTGTATTcagtatttttattgttttagCAGTTTACTATATTCGTAATTTTGTTATTTGTCTATTACTATTTGTTGTCTCGCTGTCCTGCGATTGCTCATGtcttctttgatgatgtgttTTTGCTtctggaaacaacctctctacctaacaaggtagaggtaaggtcttaCTCTACCATCTCCATACCCCACTCGTGGGACTAtattgggtatattgttgttgtttaaaaCTAGTACACCATGGAAAATATCCTATATTGATGCTCCTTTCCGTTGTAAGAAAGCAATTCAGTGATCTTGCGAAAGAAATCATGTAATCGTAATATTGATCAAACCTTACCAAGAGTTGCCGTGGTGCCTGAACCAATTAGACAATTACCCTTGAATTCGAGGTGTTCTGGCAGCAGCGTCTTTAAGTCCCTCAAATGTAGGGCACTTTTAATCACAATTGCTTGATGCAACCCTTCCTCGACAGCGAACTCTTCTCTTTCCTCCACTGTAAACTTGAGTGTGCGTTCACCATGAATATATTTGACTGGTTTTTAGTTGATTGTTTGTCATGTTTTGGACAGCTTTTTTTGGATTTAGTAACTCTGAATATGATGCTCATGGATTTAGTAAACATCCGTAGGCCGGGTAGAGATTGATGCGGCCATGACTGCCATTAATCTCCATTAGAAGTTTAGGAGAGAGAGCCGCGTAGATGTGTTCTTTTAGTTTGATTTTTCTCGGGTCTAACCACGAACAAAACAATCTGTTTATGATGTCCAATCAATCGATAGATCAACTACGACTCCAAACCCAAACTAGCTGGGAACACCTTATCATTTGTATCCAATCCATCCCACTATATTCAGATCCAATTTCGTCACTTGTAAATATCTTACATCGATCTGATAATGTATTACATCTCTCTTCCCTTTTAAGCAACTCCATTGTATTTGCACTTGCTGTATTTGTAATCGCCAACTAATTATCGGTTGTTGTATGTCTTTTCCAGTTTGGCTGCTCTGTGCTGTTGCTGTCTGTTGGATGCATGCTTTTGATTTGCTGTAAATGACCTGTGCAAGTGTTGATGGCAAGAGATGGATGATTCTTCCAATTATATCATAGTCTAGactttttctttatgtgttttgTCCTTGTTGCCTATAAAGAATTTGATTTTAAGTATGATGATGCACCTTTATGTGTTGgagtattttttgttttggacCTTATTATTATGTGAATGCCACCTTGATTTGATGCTTGGAGTGTCTATAACCCAAGCTTTTACTTTTGTGTTGAGAGCCCCGTTGGTTAATCATATTAATAGCTTAGCTTAGCTTGTTTGTCCAAACTTCTAAAAAGTAATTTCGGAAGGTAGCGTTAAGTGTGTGAATTACTTCTTGTCAATATTAAAAcagtacttcctccgtttcaaaataattgaattgttggagtattttttagtGTTTAAAATAATTGAACGGTTCAATATTCAAgataaatgttgaattttttttttttaattttatccttcattaattaAATTTCCAAGGTTGAGTATTAATTATCATTACTAATGTTTTGGAGtttgaaaagggtaaaaatgaaaaaacatgacTAATTTATGTCTGTCTTTTTCTCTTAAGATGTGTTctatatttcaataattcaattagaGGAAGTAATTTATTCATGATCAAAGTTGTTGAGATGTTTTTGGTAGTGTCTTGCAGGTTGGCCCAAAAAGGTATAATTATGCCATTATTGGTATGGTGTTCAAATTTAGTGGGGGGGTGTCGTAAGAAACTTATCAAAACTTTTTGGCCAGTTTTATATAAAGGGGTGAATTTGGTGGGGGGTGTCGTAATGAACTTATCAAACTTATATTGGGCAGTTTTATACTAGAAAGGAATATATTTACTTTGAAAATGATGTATTGGGACATACTCCTCATGTCCATCTTTTACTTGTATCATCACCCTTTCGTGATAAcaaattttactatatcaccttttGACGATAATAAATTTAACGCTTTGAAAAATGTATTGGGTAATGACTATAGTTAATAACTAAAGGTAAAATGGACACAAATGAATAAAGCGAGTGTGCAAGTGCAATATAAAGGAGTAGATTTTTTGATCAAATTCGAGGGCAAAAGATAAAGACCACTTCAAAATAGGGACGTTTGTTTGTTCGATTGACCGTAGAGATTTTcttcaatagatgacccatcaaGTATGTTGGTTTGGGCCTGAAGTGGACTTGGCCCTTAGAATCTACAAAATGTGTGAACCCAATTTCtgaattttcttaaaagtttCAATACCCAAACACCGATTGTTTATTAGCTTTGGTGGTTTTGCTCTTTGCTTCCATGCTCATCAGTTTAAACTACATCATAGATCTCGTTCGAATTTCATATAAAATGATTCAATAGTCTCCACAAAATCCTGAGATAAAATGTTATTTGAACAAGTGATAGTTTTATCTTCGTAACCGTTACATATCAAAGATAGAAAGGCCGAGCTACTAGGCACGATGAGCAAACCCCATGTTGTTCAAGCAGCGCCGCTGGGTCCAATTTGCaagtcaaatgggcgaaacgacgcCGGAAGTTTGACAACTTTCGATGGGTGTTAGCTCATggttcgggggtgggctcggggtttgggctCGAATCTAGGCGAAATCGACCGGCGGACCCCCGACGGGTTGTGAAGCGAATCTGAGTGGTTCGGCGGCGCCGCTGGGTCCATTTTGCAAGTTAAACGGGCAAACGGCACGAACGAGCCATTTTGGACGACTTTCGGTGGGTGTTAGCCCATGATTCGGGGGAAGGGCTCGGATCTATCGACCGGCGGCCCCCTAACATGTTGTGAAGCGGATCGAGGTGGTTTGGCGGGGTCGCTAATAGGAGAAACAACGCAAACGGTCTATTTTTGGCGACTTTTGGTGGTTTTAGCCCACGGTTCGAGGGTTGGGTTGAGGGCtcatgtcacgccccaaaatcccatcgggccggactggcacccgaagccgagaaggcccgggagaacccgttcaaatacctgtactttcacttacatgtcaccaaaaaaaattggacagcacttcgttgcatatagaaaggtctaattacctgtatcagcacaacacgcgcaaatatatatatatatatatatataatacctggccgtcggggccaccacatatacagatataacatcactatataaacttccatgactttacccttccttatgtctacaaagcctctaggatatacatgacataactagggtcgggacaaacccccgcccacacgtgactcatgtacaataacaaaacataaggaaccgactcggaaagctccgaagcaaactggagctcaccaacaatagctgtatgacctggctcctacttgtgcggtgtatgagttgaggtacctgtgcctgcagcatgaaatgcaggtcccccgtgagggacgtcagtacgaaatatgtactgagtatgtaaagctgtaaataatcacatatgatataggagcttaatagaaatcagaaacaagtgaataagttgtaataggagtggaccacacttactagaacttgtgacaacctgtacattgtatttattcaatcactttaccttcgttcttatcgtctttgtaatcattactgtactgtactgtgaccattaggatgcctccagtacatatcaactgggatcgacccatgctaggcttatgcccctgggataccacccataaacacatgaaatagggatcgacccatgctaggcttatgcccctgggataccacccgataagagagaactcccatcacttagttcaattaatctttgggattgttatttcggtcgcctccacatttttaatactttgaaacaatgatacatcaataggaaccaagtaatagaccttctatacaataacgatgtaataaagactcattggtacatcaacaatgtgtttcagaatcatcaatatcacaacaatgaaataagagccttttggtatatcaatgaaacattttgacactttatagaatggaaacaacttcgttggtaacgtagaacaatacatgttttaggacaacctcggaatcttacttgatggaacattggtgttttcatgccaaagaacattgttagagtatgctttacatacctcgttgtagattcagataccaattcaacacaacttcccgcctttacaaatcacttatctacaatgaaatatttGGCATTTaatattagcaacccaacaccccaattctcttccataattccatactaccaatatttgcaaaacattccaaaaaccaacttaaacaataggtttatgtgtgtatatgtatataatcatcatttcaataccacatcatcaatactacatcatcaccccaaattccttcacaatttaacataatccaaccatgcacaagaataatccaacaccatttccaatcatctttcaacaacaatcaaataacatacttcttatgctcacatgcatatatatatacatatccatataaataacaccaacataatttacatccttaccaaaaaaatggcccttttgatttcgaagtcctgttggcacaaataaggggtgcttctcgaagcccttgagacggtgaacacaactacggaatcaatttggattttctacggttgaatcacaagataattggagttgaaatttggctagggtttcttattcttcaatgatttggatgataaatggtgGATataaggctaagtatatgtatataatgaccaattttcgtccatgaggtgatggaaaatgaccatattgcccttaaaaatttaagtaaatccgaatctgtccatggtggactgttttgataggctaaagtaaatcggccataactctttgctccgatatcggatttgggtgaaattggtatcgttagaaagataattcaaaggtctttcatttaatataaattaatccacccagttcgtcctgtacaagtagttatgattgtttgaagttgaccctaaaaatctgttttgagaggctgaagtaaaacgagtataactccttactcagatgttggatttggatgaaaccaatttcattggaaagaagactcaaatatctttctttttatatatggTAGCTcaaccagttcattatattgagagagttatgatcgttcaaagttgaccccaaaaactggcaggcctcagtagtttcctgcacattttactgttcacatcccggccaccgttttaaagtttcgaacgagctcgcttatatccgaaacttatccgtttttggaaatatttatatcgttggaaagcttattcaataaccttcgtatggaaccatcgacgggaaaattccgatataaataaagtcgattcctatacacctataatcaaactatacacttgaaaccatctcaaaataatcaatactcatacttaaactcatatatacctaacttaggatcaatacatataccccaacacatataacaatgactaatgcacgtaattaagtacggggtgttacagctCAGGCCCGAATCTAGGTGAAAATTAATCGGCGGGCTGTGGAGAAAATCTTGGTGGTCCGACGGGGCCACTAGGTCCATTTTGtaagtcaaacgggcaaaatggcgcgaacgggctatttttggcGACTTTCGGTGGATGTTAGCCTGCGGTTCGGGGGTGGAACTGGGCCCGAATCTGGGCTTAAATTAAGGTGCAGCCTCCCAGCGGGCTGTGGAATGGATATGGATGGACCGGTGGTACTGCTAGTTCCATTTTGCAAGTCAAACGGGTGTAACAACGCAAAGGACCATTTTGGCGACTTTCGATGGGTGTTAGTCCGCGGTTCGGAAGTGGGCTCAAGGATCAGGCCCAAATCTGGGCGAAAATCCACCGGTACCCCCTTTCGATGGCCTATGGAGCGAATCTGGGTGGTCCAGCAGTGTCGTTAGGCCTATTTTACCGCAAGTCAAATGAGCAAAACAGCGCAAACACTTTATTTTTAGTGGCTTTCAGAGGGTGTTACACcatggtttgggggtgggcccggggccCTAGTTCGAACTGGGCAAAAATCGATCGAAGGCCCCTCGACAGGCAGTGGAGCGAATATGGGTAGTTCAGCGGGGCCACTGGGTCCATTTTGCAAGTCAAACAGCCAAAACGACACGAATGGGTCATTTTTAGTGACTTCTTATGGGTGTTAACCAGCAGCTcagggggtgggctcggggtccaagcTCGAATCTGGCAAACATAAATCGGAGGCCCTCCGGCGGGCTGCGGAGCAGATCTGGGTGGTCTAACGGGGCCGCTGGGTCCAATTCTGcaagtcaaacgggcgaaacgatgcgaatgtGCCATTTTTGGCAAATTTCAGTGTGTGCGAGCCCTCGATTTGTGGGATGGGTCTGGGGTTCGAGCTCAAATCTGGGCAAAAATCAATGGCGGCCTCCCGACGGATTGTGAAGCAAATTTGGGTGGTTCGACGGGGCCACTGGATCTATATTGcaagtcaaacgggtgaaacgacgcaAACGAATCATTTTTTGCGACTTTGAGTAGGTGTCAGCCCACAGTTCggggggtgggcccagggcctAGACCCGGATCTAGGCGAACATCGATCGGCGACCCCACGAAGGATTGTGAAGTGAATCTGGGTGGTTCGGCGGGGCCGCTGGGTCCATTTTGCATCAAACGAGCGAGACAGGCAACAACTTTTCGATGGGTGTTAGTCTATGGTTCGAGGGGTGGGCCCGGAGCCCGAGCTCGAATCTAGTTGAAAATCGAACGGTGGCCCCCTAGCGGGCTGTGGAGCGGATCTTGGTGGTCGGGCGGGGCCATTGGGTCCATTTTGCaagtcaaacaggtgaaacggcgcgaacaagCCGTTTTTGACAACTTTCGATGGGTGTTAACCCATGGTACGAGGGGCGGGCTCGGAGCCCGGACCTGAATGTGGGCAAAAATGACCTGCGCCCCCCAACTGGCTATGGAGCGGATTTGGGTGGTCCGGCGGTGCCGTTGCGTTCATTTTGCaagtcaaatgggtgaaacggcacgaacgagtcATTTTTGGTGACTATCAGTGGGTGTTAGTCCACGGTTTGAGGAAGGGGATGAGTCAGAGGCCAGGTTCAAATATGGGCAAAAATCGACCGGCGGCCCCCGACAAGCTGTTACCCctctaattttttgttttaaaaaattccCTTTGTTAAAGGGAAGAGGACTAGTGGaactaaagaaagaaacaaaagacaATTGTCAGACATAATTCAAAGTTTCAAAAGTAAAAAGTTTCATTAATCAAAAAAGAATTAGCTAGCTATGCCAATATTGAGGGTGTCCACACATACCACAGCCAAACACAATCAGCCAAACAATAGATCAACTTAAGGCCAAAGCTAAAGTGGAAAGTGTTGGCAGCAAATATTATCAAAGATGTAGGGGTAAAGTTGGAAAGGAAAGAAGATTTCTAATTTCATATAATATGTGAATAGTTTTGAACAACAAACAAATATGTACAATGTTGGAGCTAACCATAATTAACTGACAAGAATCTAGTGGCATTAATTGTTAGATTCCCCTTTAACAAATATTTAGAATCTGTACAAAAGATTAGTTATATGTCATGATTAATAATCTAACTGTTTCAATTTAAGTGATATATAACTTGAATCAACGATaagaaatttaataataataataagaaagaaaatagtgTCACATGTATAAACTTGAACGAAGAAAATATGCAataaatttatatgtatttttttgccGAACTCTATAACTTCAATTGTAGATTCGCCTGTAATTAATTAGCAAACGTTAAATATATTGTCTTTCAAACTCTAAAGAGACTCGTATATCTTGAGTATTTACAAAGAGATCAAGATATCAAATATTGTCTTTCGTAAAGAAAAATGTCGCCAGACATTCATGGTAATCAAACATATCACAAGGAGGTCCATATATATCATCTTATATATTCGAGAAATATGCTGCTAACTTCGCTCGAATCACGAAGAATATTTAGAAGAGAAGAATCAAGAAATATATGCAAATTTATTATCACAAATATTCATCAATAAAACCTTAtctaatcatattttttatatatatataccaacaaTAGATATTGAGGCAAATGATGCATACCTTTCATTGATGTTGTGTGATTGTGTGGGCATATATATTGAGGTGCATGTGATGAAGTATTGTGTACATCGAAGGTGACAAAAACTCACAGATGGGAAATGAAAATGAGTCACAAGATacccattcttcttttttttttttttcttttccattcaGTGTCCGATACCCGTATTGAAGTCCGACTAATCCAAATTTGCACCGGGTAGGACCCATTCGGGAGGTAGCTTTTCCTACCAAAGAGTTTTCCATACCAGGGCTCGAACCCAAAACTTCTGATAAAGAGAGGAACAGttccatccactgcaccacatcctATGGCGGTACCCATTCATCCCTTTTTTGGTTTCTCATCCGGTGGCCGATACCCGCATTAGAACCCGACTAATCCAAATTCGTGCCGGGGGTGGCACTCCCcacaagaattttttcatatcCAGGACTCGAACCCGAGGCCTCTAGTTAAGGAAAGAACAGTCTCATCCAATCCACTTCACCATATGAAGGTGCCCATTCTTCAATCTTCATCATCACCTATACATATACAACAACCAGCCATCCCTCTTAGATTCTGCATGTATTGTAAGTAGGAAACTAGGAATAATCCATTCACCAATTATAATAACCCCTCACATATATATGTCACACAATCACTAACAAAAATATTGGAATTAAACTATGAATGCTCGTAGCTAACATAATTTTGTGATAATTCATCACTAATATGTCGCTAAATAGGATTAACAACAGACTTTGCTATTtagttataaaatttatttattgctAATTTCTATTTTTCTGTACTCCGtgaatagtataatttttcgattACGAGAGTTCAATAACATTAATGTGAGATTATAAGTTTGCATGGAAATTGAGGCTAGTTTGACATAGGTGTTTTTCaagattaatttaaaatttatgaatttttacgACGATaattaataatacaataataCATGGTAATTGTTAGCATGATTTAAtagttataaatatttaatagattttattgaataaaaaagtttttaaatttag encodes the following:
- the LOC107864426 gene encoding cysteine-rich and transmembrane domain-containing protein WIH2 — translated: MSYYNQQQPPVGVPPPQGYPPEGYPKDAYPPPGYPQQGYPPQGYPPQYAPQYGAPPSQQQQQSGSSGFMEGCLAALCCCCLLDACF